In Candidatus Chlorohelix allophototropha, one DNA window encodes the following:
- the tal gene encoding transaldolase — protein MGNPLQELQKYGQSVWYDNVSRSLIKDGSFKRMIQEQAVVGVTSNPTIFEKAISSSAEYDEQILHAASEGKDASAIFDELAIEDIQNVADIFRPVYDESNGLDGYVSLEVSPTLANDTEGTKKSAVYYYTRVDRPNLMIKIPATPAGIPAITATIGAGINVNVTLIFSLDSYKQVAYAYIEGLEELSKSGKKNLSEISSVASFFVSRVDSLVDKLLEQNGAPAELFGKAGIGNSRLAYEMSEQIYSTERWKNLEAQGARKQRLLWASTSTKNPAYRDVIYVEQLIGRDTVNTMPPQTVIAFGDHGVASETVNKGYEEAKAHVKALETYGVSIDAVTAQLLAEGVKSFSDSFETLLAGVEAKRQLVLANKG, from the coding sequence ATGGGCAACCCATTGCAGGAATTGCAAAAGTACGGACAGAGCGTGTGGTATGACAATGTGTCACGTAGCTTGATTAAGGACGGTAGTTTCAAGCGCATGATTCAGGAACAGGCGGTAGTTGGCGTAACCAGCAACCCCACCATTTTTGAGAAAGCTATTAGCAGTTCAGCAGAATATGACGAACAAATCTTGCACGCAGCAAGCGAAGGCAAAGATGCCTCTGCTATTTTCGACGAACTGGCGATTGAGGACATTCAAAATGTAGCCGATATTTTCCGTCCGGTTTACGATGAAAGTAACGGGTTGGACGGCTATGTATCATTGGAAGTCTCCCCGACACTGGCGAATGACACCGAAGGTACAAAAAAATCGGCGGTTTATTATTACACCCGCGTAGATCGCCCTAACCTGATGATTAAGATCCCTGCCACCCCGGCGGGTATTCCGGCTATTACTGCCACCATTGGGGCTGGCATTAATGTAAACGTTACTCTTATTTTCTCCCTTGATTCTTATAAGCAAGTAGCCTATGCCTATATCGAAGGTTTGGAAGAACTGTCGAAAAGTGGCAAGAAAAACTTGAGTGAGATTTCGAGCGTAGCAAGCTTCTTTGTTAGCCGCGTGGATTCGCTGGTGGACAAATTGTTAGAGCAGAACGGCGCGCCAGCAGAGCTTTTCGGTAAGGCAGGCATCGGTAATAGTCGCCTCGCCTATGAAATGTCTGAGCAAATCTATAGCACCGAACGCTGGAAGAACCTCGAAGCGCAAGGCGCGCGCAAGCAGCGCTTGCTTTGGGCAAGTACCAGCACCAAAAACCCTGCATACCGCGATGTAATTTACGTAGAGCAATTGATCGGGCGGGATACGGTCAATACCATGCCACCTCAAACAGTCATAGCTTTTGGCGACCATGGTGTGGCATCCGAAACCGTAAATAAGGGTTATGAGGAAGCGAAAGCTCATGTTAAAGCCCTTGAAACTTATGGAGTCTCAATTGATGCAGTAACTGCGCAATTGCTGGCAGAAGGTGTCAAAAGCTTTTCCGATAGCTTTGAAACTTTGCTGGCAGGAGTAGAAGCCAAACGGCAGTTGGTATTGGCTAATAAAGGGTAG
- the gnd gene encoding phosphogluconate dehydrogenase (NAD(+)-dependent, decarboxylating), giving the protein MELGFVGLGRMGANMVQRLVTLGGHRVVAYNRSQDKVQEVVKFGAVGATSLQNLVDQLQESPKAVWLMVPSGDVTEQYVNEVSDLLKPGDIVIDGGNSNYKDTIRRHDLLKQKGIHYLDCGTSGGVWGLTVGYALMVGGEKEQVEHLYPLFKTLAPENGYLHCGPSGSGHFVKMVHNGIEYGMLQAYGEGYEILKNSRYDLDLLAISKMWMNGSVVRSWLLELAVNAFESEGNDLTNIKGFVQDSGEGRWTVQEAIDQSTPAPILTLSLLARFVSRQDDSFSAKVISALRNQFGGHAVLSKVTGEMEKQHG; this is encoded by the coding sequence ATGGAACTAGGTTTTGTCGGCTTGGGGCGTATGGGTGCAAACATGGTACAACGGTTGGTAACTCTGGGCGGACACCGTGTAGTTGCCTATAACCGTTCTCAAGATAAAGTGCAAGAAGTGGTTAAATTTGGGGCGGTTGGTGCTACTTCCCTGCAAAATCTGGTAGATCAATTGCAAGAATCACCCAAAGCAGTATGGCTAATGGTTCCAAGCGGAGATGTCACCGAACAGTATGTGAATGAAGTTTCAGACCTACTCAAGCCCGGCGATATTGTTATTGACGGTGGAAACAGCAACTATAAAGATACTATCCGTCGCCACGATCTATTAAAACAAAAGGGGATACATTATCTTGACTGCGGCACCAGCGGCGGTGTTTGGGGTCTTACGGTCGGTTATGCCTTGATGGTAGGTGGCGAAAAAGAACAGGTAGAACATCTATATCCTCTTTTCAAAACCTTAGCCCCTGAGAACGGTTATTTACACTGCGGACCAAGCGGCTCAGGACACTTCGTCAAAATGGTACACAACGGCATTGAATACGGCATGTTGCAGGCATATGGCGAAGGTTATGAAATTTTGAAAAACAGCCGATATGACTTAGATCTGCTAGCTATCAGCAAAATGTGGATGAACGGTAGCGTAGTGAGAAGTTGGTTGCTTGAACTAGCGGTAAATGCTTTTGAAAGCGAAGGCAACGACCTGACGAATATCAAGGGATTTGTACAGGATAGCGGCGAAGGACGATGGACAGTGCAAGAAGCAATTGACCAATCTACGCCTGCTCCAATCCTAACCCTTTCGTTATTGGCTCGATTTGTCAGTCGCCAGGACGATAGCTTCAGCGCGAAGGTGATTTCTGCCCTGCGCAATCAGTTTGGTGGGCATGCAGTGCTTTCCAAAGTTACAGGGGAAATGGAAAAACAACACGGTTAA
- the pgl gene encoding 6-phosphogluconolactonase, which yields MRKRWFTPVSLAAAVVKDNMHNIDPQIKIQTFENLAELSKAAAERLAVYSADCIAQQGRFTIALAGGNTPRELYKILAQPPIREQIDWFNTYLFFGDERCVPPNHPDSNYRMVQENLLDFVGIPFANIFRMEGENLDPEAAATNYANLLQEFFELESGDGPSPENFPKFDLILLGMGPDGHTASLFPGTSALQERGHPVAANFVPKLNANRLTLTAPTINRAEQVWFLVVGEDKAPTLKRVLEGDYQPQTLPSQLVKPNGGRVYWFVDRAAASQLDTI from the coding sequence TTGAGGAAGCGCTGGTTTACGCCGGTAAGTTTGGCGGCAGCGGTAGTTAAGGATAATATGCATAATATCGACCCGCAAATTAAAATCCAAACCTTTGAAAATCTAGCGGAATTGAGCAAAGCAGCGGCAGAAAGGTTAGCCGTCTATTCCGCTGATTGTATAGCGCAGCAAGGGCGTTTTACAATTGCTTTGGCAGGAGGCAACACCCCCCGCGAACTGTACAAGATATTGGCACAACCACCGATTCGTGAACAAATAGACTGGTTCAATACTTATCTGTTTTTCGGGGATGAGCGGTGTGTGCCGCCCAACCATCCTGACAGTAATTACCGGATGGTACAGGAAAATTTGCTGGATTTTGTGGGAATTCCATTCGCCAATATCTTTCGGATGGAAGGTGAAAACCTTGATCCGGAAGCAGCAGCAACAAACTACGCCAACCTGTTACAAGAGTTCTTCGAACTCGAATCCGGAGATGGCCCTAGCCCGGAAAACTTCCCGAAATTTGACTTGATATTGCTGGGAATGGGACCAGACGGGCATACCGCTTCGTTATTTCCCGGCACATCCGCTCTTCAGGAACGGGGGCATCCGGTAGCCGCAAATTTCGTCCCAAAATTGAACGCTAACCGCCTGACGCTTACCGCTCCAACCATAAACCGGGCAGAACAAGTCTGGTTCTTAGTAGTCGGAGAGGATAAAGCACCGACTCTAAAGCGAGTTCTCGAAGGCGATTATCAGCCGCAAACCTTGCCAAGCCAGTTAGTAAAACCCAATGGAGGACGTGTTTACTGGTTTGTAGATCGAGCGGCAGCATCTCAATTGGACACAATTTAA
- a CDS encoding acyl-CoA carboxylase subunit beta, with protein MSETKGGEGAPLAPHTMEEMVAHLKERKATALQLGGQKEIERQHASGKLTSRERLELFFDGGIFTEFGMLGDHHSSHPDLKGRKLPADGVTTCYGRVNGRMVGVAAYDFTVLAGSMGSTGEYKVAMLREMAAKWQMPIVWLLDSSGARIQETTGSQFAGSGYLFKEQVLMSGVVPQVAAVMGPCAAGTAYIPGLADFVPMVKGTGSMALGGTHLVKAATGEEIGVEELGGSSIHNEISGVADMEVANDYACLQAIKDYLSYFPSSSQQHPPPLPNNNATSQREESLYKIVPTNPRRAYNMHKVIHKIVDGGIFFEMKAGWAKNLVTGFARIEGKAVGIVANNPLVLGGILDVNSADKGARFITLCDAFNIPLIFLVDTPGFLIGSKVEKEGIIRHGAKMIFAVSSATVPKLTVVVRKAYGAGYFAMCGKAYDPDLIVAWPTAEISVMGPEGAVNIIGRKALSEARGQGGEVAEAALRAQMEAQFRKLIDPYLAASYTYVDDIIDPADTRALLAQGLEASKNKQTLRYPRKHGIFPV; from the coding sequence ATGAGCGAGACGAAGGGGGGCGAAGGTGCTCCCCTAGCGCCCCACACAATGGAGGAAATGGTTGCGCACCTAAAAGAGCGCAAAGCCACTGCTTTACAATTGGGTGGGCAAAAAGAAATCGAGCGTCAACACGCCTCCGGCAAACTCACCAGCCGTGAACGCCTAGAATTGTTTTTTGATGGCGGGATCTTTACTGAATTCGGGATGCTGGGCGACCATCACTCCAGCCATCCCGACTTAAAGGGGCGAAAATTGCCCGCCGATGGAGTGACTACCTGCTACGGGCGCGTTAACGGACGCATGGTAGGGGTAGCTGCCTACGATTTCACAGTGCTTGCCGGGTCGATGGGTTCTACCGGAGAATACAAAGTGGCTATGCTGCGCGAAATGGCAGCAAAATGGCAAATGCCCATCGTGTGGCTGCTCGATTCTTCGGGGGCGCGTATTCAAGAAACCACGGGGAGTCAATTTGCCGGGTCGGGTTATCTTTTTAAAGAGCAAGTGCTAATGAGCGGGGTAGTGCCACAGGTAGCAGCGGTAATGGGCCCCTGCGCGGCTGGCACTGCCTACATCCCCGGTCTCGCCGATTTTGTGCCGATGGTGAAGGGAACCGGCTCAATGGCGCTAGGTGGCACACATCTGGTAAAAGCAGCTACCGGCGAGGAAATCGGGGTAGAAGAACTGGGCGGTTCGAGCATCCATAATGAAATCAGCGGGGTAGCCGATATGGAGGTAGCTAACGACTATGCTTGCCTTCAAGCCATCAAGGATTACCTGAGCTATTTCCCTTCTAGCAGCCAGCAGCACCCACCACCTCTCCCAAACAACAACGCCACCTCTCAACGCGAAGAAAGCCTATACAAAATCGTCCCTACCAACCCACGTCGCGCCTATAATATGCACAAGGTGATTCACAAAATAGTAGATGGCGGTATATTTTTTGAGATGAAAGCGGGTTGGGCTAAAAATCTGGTCACAGGCTTTGCCCGAATCGAGGGTAAAGCAGTAGGTATAGTTGCGAACAATCCGCTGGTATTGGGTGGAATTCTAGATGTCAATAGTGCCGATAAAGGAGCGCGTTTTATCACCCTCTGCGATGCCTTCAATATACCGCTGATATTTCTGGTAGATACGCCCGGCTTCCTCATCGGCTCTAAAGTAGAAAAAGAAGGCATCATCCGACACGGCGCAAAGATGATTTTTGCAGTCAGTTCTGCCACTGTTCCAAAACTGACGGTTGTGGTACGTAAAGCCTACGGGGCGGGTTACTTCGCAATGTGCGGCAAAGCCTACGACCCGGATTTGATCGTAGCTTGGCCTACCGCCGAAATAAGCGTAATGGGACCAGAAGGCGCAGTGAACATCATCGGGCGAAAGGCGCTGAGTGAAGCGCGGGGACAGGGAGGGGAGGTAGCAGAAGCAGCCTTACGCGCCCAGATGGAAGCCCAGTTTCGTAAGCTGATTGACCCCTATCTAGCCGCTTCCTACACCTATGTGGATGATATTATTGATCCCGCCGATACTCGTGCCTTACTGGCGCAAGGACTGGAAGCCAGCAAAAATAAACAAACGCTGCGTTATCCTCGCAAACACGGCATTTTTCCGGTCTAA
- a CDS encoding suppressor of fused domain protein, protein MSLVDLLKSNSSDEWFQRIWEEREEKIYTELFGKLPETVIRLHEQALKAILGAEAKILPEWLHYGVIEIAPNAHHSDWLYVTTGFSQPWNIDKETELNPNGGSGTGIEIVVRTPERAGWAVDVLHRLSAYQIGVTSKIIKGKVFNYGDWMPLNGSIDPGTPNSKVRGILVSQPRDFQAGFSLPSGKVELLQLLGITGQELAYLLAKGPTALEDLLYEQGAAPVINPNRESVELPNRFPLPKELQARF, encoded by the coding sequence ATGAGCTTGGTTGACCTTTTAAAGAGTAATAGTAGCGACGAGTGGTTTCAAAGAATCTGGGAAGAACGCGAAGAGAAGATTTACACTGAATTATTCGGTAAATTACCTGAAACTGTTATTCGGCTGCATGAGCAAGCCTTGAAAGCTATTTTGGGAGCAGAAGCCAAAATCCTACCGGAATGGCTTCATTACGGGGTAATTGAAATTGCCCCTAACGCTCATCATTCGGACTGGCTATATGTTACCACCGGTTTCAGCCAACCTTGGAACATTGATAAAGAGACCGAGTTGAACCCGAACGGAGGCAGCGGTACGGGAATTGAAATAGTAGTGCGCACGCCTGAACGTGCCGGGTGGGCAGTGGATGTGTTGCACCGACTTAGCGCCTACCAGATTGGCGTTACCAGCAAAATAATCAAAGGCAAGGTCTTTAATTATGGCGATTGGATGCCACTAAACGGATCGATAGACCCCGGCACGCCAAATAGCAAAGTGCGTGGTATTTTAGTATCGCAGCCGCGTGATTTTCAAGCAGGTTTTTCATTACCTAGCGGTAAGGTAGAGTTGTTGCAGTTGTTAGGGATTACTGGGCAAGAATTAGCTTACCTTCTGGCTAAGGGACCTACCGCATTGGAAGATTTACTTTACGAACAGGGAGCGGCGCCAGTTATTAACCCGAATCGCGAAAGTGTAGAGCTTCCAAATCGCTTTCCACTCCCTAAAGAGCTTCAAGCCCGGTTTTAA
- the tkt gene encoding transketolase, whose product MTSSVREKIDPKLEELAINTIRFLAVDGVQKANSGHPGAPLGLAPLTYLLWTRQMRYNPRNPHWHNRDRFILSNGHASMLNYAMLYLSGYDLPLEQLKQFRQWGSITPGHPEYGMTAGVETTTGPLGQGFGNGVGMGIAQKFLQATYNKPGHEIIDHYIYVIVGDGCLEEGVASEAASMAGHLELDNLIYFYDDNHITIEGDTKIAFTEDVGKRFEAYGWHVQHVSDINDVAAVEAAIEVAKQVKGKPHLINLRSIIGYGSPLANSAKAHGSPLGKDNVKATKEKLGWPLEPEFYVPEEALALYRQAIDNGAQLEAEWNKKWEAYKAAYPELAAQLETAWDNKLPEGWEEALPVFSSGSIPTRNASGTVLNAIAPKLPNFIGGSADLAESTITSLEHYAGFQPNAEKGGSYDGRTLHYGVREHGMGSAVNGATLYGGLRIYGATFFVFADYMRPSLRLAALMGIPSIFVFTHDSIGVGEDGPTHQPIEHLASLRLIHNLTVIRPADANETAQAWKVILERQHSPSCIILSRQKLPVLEPEKYPTANLAKGAYILSEAPSGTPQVILIATGSEVSLALKAQEQLTAAGVQARVVSMPSWEIYEEQSEEYKESVLPSDVTARLSIEAGSPMGWERYIGGEGASLAINHFGASAPGDIVAEHFGFNVPTVTELAQKLVSNPKEGRALAKKIMNQSFHPGGH is encoded by the coding sequence TTGACTAGCAGCGTAAGAGAGAAGATTGATCCAAAACTGGAAGAATTAGCCATTAATACCATCCGCTTTCTAGCGGTGGACGGTGTTCAGAAAGCTAATTCGGGGCATCCCGGCGCACCATTAGGGCTTGCTCCACTTACCTATCTACTATGGACTCGCCAGATGCGCTATAACCCGCGCAACCCACACTGGCACAACCGTGACCGTTTTATCCTCTCAAACGGACACGCTTCGATGCTTAACTATGCCATGCTTTATTTAAGCGGTTACGATTTACCACTGGAACAGCTAAAGCAGTTCCGGCAGTGGGGCAGCATTACCCCCGGTCACCCTGAATATGGAATGACTGCGGGAGTAGAAACCACCACCGGACCGCTAGGACAGGGCTTCGGCAACGGTGTTGGAATGGGTATCGCCCAGAAATTTCTTCAAGCAACCTATAACAAACCGGGACATGAAATAATCGACCATTATATCTATGTCATTGTGGGTGATGGTTGTCTTGAAGAAGGGGTAGCCAGCGAAGCCGCTTCAATGGCAGGACATCTAGAACTAGATAACCTGATTTACTTCTATGATGATAACCATATCACTATTGAAGGCGATACCAAGATTGCTTTTACCGAAGATGTAGGCAAACGCTTTGAGGCTTATGGCTGGCATGTTCAGCATGTAAGCGATATTAACGATGTGGCAGCGGTAGAAGCTGCAATCGAGGTTGCCAAACAAGTTAAAGGCAAGCCGCATTTAATCAACTTGAGAAGTATCATTGGTTATGGCAGCCCTCTTGCAAATAGCGCAAAAGCGCACGGTAGCCCGCTCGGCAAAGACAATGTAAAAGCAACCAAAGAGAAGTTGGGCTGGCCCCTTGAGCCTGAATTCTATGTGCCGGAAGAGGCGTTGGCGTTGTACCGTCAGGCAATTGACAACGGTGCACAATTGGAAGCAGAATGGAACAAGAAATGGGAAGCATACAAAGCAGCTTACCCTGAACTGGCAGCGCAACTCGAAACGGCATGGGATAACAAATTGCCAGAAGGCTGGGAAGAAGCGCTACCGGTATTCAGCAGCGGTTCGATCCCTACGCGCAACGCCAGCGGTACGGTGCTGAATGCGATTGCTCCAAAGCTACCCAACTTTATCGGCGGTAGCGCAGACTTGGCAGAATCTACCATAACAAGCCTTGAACATTATGCCGGGTTCCAGCCTAACGCCGAAAAGGGCGGTTCTTACGATGGGCGCACGCTACATTACGGCGTTAGAGAACACGGCATGGGATCAGCCGTAAATGGGGCTACTCTCTATGGTGGCTTAAGAATCTACGGGGCGACCTTCTTTGTATTCGCCGATTATATGCGCCCTAGCTTAAGACTTGCTGCCCTTATGGGTATTCCCAGCATCTTTGTCTTCACCCATGACAGCATCGGAGTAGGCGAGGATGGACCAACCCATCAACCAATCGAACATTTAGCCAGCCTTCGCCTTATTCATAATCTGACGGTAATTCGCCCCGCCGATGCCAACGAAACCGCGCAAGCGTGGAAAGTGATATTGGAACGGCAGCATAGCCCATCTTGCATTATCTTGAGTCGCCAGAAATTGCCCGTTCTCGAACCTGAGAAATACCCAACGGCAAATCTGGCTAAGGGCGCATATATCTTGAGTGAAGCCCCTTCCGGCACACCACAGGTTATCTTGATTGCTACCGGGTCAGAAGTGAGCCTTGCACTTAAGGCGCAGGAGCAATTAACGGCAGCAGGCGTACAAGCGCGAGTTGTGAGTATGCCCAGTTGGGAAATTTATGAGGAACAATCGGAAGAATACAAGGAATCAGTATTACCTTCTGACGTTACCGCTCGCCTTTCGATAGAAGCAGGTAGCCCAATGGGTTGGGAACGCTATATAGGCGGGGAAGGCGCATCGCTGGCAATTAATCACTTCGGTGCGAGCGCACCCGGTGATATAGTAGCAGAACATTTTGGATTCAATGTGCCAACTGTTACGGAATTGGCGCAAAAATTGGTAAGCAACCCAAAAGAGGGTCGCGCTCTAGCAAAAAAGATTATGAACCAATCCTTCCATCCGGGGGGACATTAA
- the zwf gene encoding glucose-6-phosphate dehydrogenase, translated as MTQALTTTATPAINPLRTGMRNERTPEPCVMVIFGATGDLTHRKLIPALYNLAIERYLPANFNVIGFARRPLTDEQFRESLVESINHFSRRRPIMPEVKDQFTQTIHFISSDFQNPEGYQRLSDLLGKLDQEQGTQGNRLFYLATNPSDYPVIIQNLGAVGLARPQRAGSSAWARIIVEKPIGHDLESAQQLNETVAQVFRENQVFRIDHYLGKETVQNILVFRFANSIFEPLWNRRYIDHIQMTVSEELGVEGRGPYYENSGTIRDMVQNHMMQLLSLVCMEPPINFDANSVRDEKVKVLRAIAPLDTDDVVQRTVRGQYGAGVIFGKPVKGYREEERVDPNSVTDTFVAIKLFVENWRWAGVPIYLRTGKRLPKRITEVALQFKPAPHRLFPQTNIEPSVLTLQIQPNDGISMRFGAKVPGQAMQIRPVTMDFRFGQSFGNVATDAYERLILDALLGDSTLFARRDEVEQAWTIVNSITDGWKYLMTPNFPNYESGTWGPKEADDFIEKDGRRWRRL; from the coding sequence ATGACGCAGGCTCTCACAACCACAGCTACTCCTGCCATTAACCCGCTTAGGACTGGCATGCGAAATGAGCGCACACCTGAACCATGTGTAATGGTTATTTTTGGAGCTACCGGAGATCTTACTCACCGAAAATTGATTCCTGCTCTTTATAATCTTGCAATCGAACGCTACTTACCTGCCAATTTTAATGTGATTGGCTTTGCGCGTCGCCCTCTTACAGACGAGCAATTTCGGGAATCTCTGGTCGAATCAATTAATCATTTCTCACGCCGCCGTCCGATCATGCCGGAAGTAAAAGATCAGTTTACACAGACAATCCATTTTATCAGCAGCGATTTTCAAAATCCGGAAGGCTACCAGCGTTTAAGCGATTTACTTGGAAAACTCGATCAAGAACAAGGTACTCAGGGAAATCGACTATTTTATCTAGCTACAAACCCCAGCGATTATCCGGTTATTATCCAGAATCTCGGGGCAGTAGGTTTAGCACGCCCCCAAAGAGCCGGCTCGAGTGCTTGGGCGCGCATTATTGTGGAAAAGCCGATTGGGCATGATTTGGAAAGCGCGCAGCAATTAAATGAAACAGTAGCACAGGTGTTTCGTGAAAATCAGGTCTTCCGCATTGACCACTATCTGGGTAAGGAAACCGTTCAGAATATCTTGGTGTTTCGTTTTGCCAATAGCATCTTTGAACCGCTCTGGAACCGCCGTTATATAGACCATATCCAGATGACGGTATCAGAAGAATTAGGGGTGGAAGGGCGTGGTCCTTACTACGAAAATTCAGGTACAATTCGAGATATGGTGCAGAACCATATGATGCAATTGCTCAGCCTCGTATGTATGGAACCGCCTATCAACTTTGATGCGAACTCTGTGCGAGATGAAAAGGTGAAAGTTTTACGTGCCATCGCGCCGTTAGATACGGATGATGTAGTACAACGTACCGTTCGTGGGCAATACGGAGCGGGGGTAATTTTCGGTAAGCCGGTCAAGGGTTATCGTGAAGAAGAGCGGGTTGACCCTAATTCGGTAACGGATACTTTCGTAGCCATCAAACTTTTTGTAGAGAACTGGCGCTGGGCGGGTGTGCCCATTTATCTACGTACCGGCAAACGCTTGCCTAAACGTATCACTGAAGTAGCTTTGCAATTTAAACCTGCGCCACATCGTCTCTTCCCGCAAACTAATATTGAACCAAGCGTATTAACCCTGCAAATCCAGCCCAACGATGGTATTTCAATGCGTTTTGGGGCTAAAGTTCCCGGTCAGGCAATGCAAATTCGCCCGGTAACTATGGACTTCCGGTTCGGTCAAAGCTTTGGCAATGTGGCTACCGATGCCTATGAACGCCTAATTCTTGATGCGCTATTGGGCGATTCTACCCTGTTTGCACGCCGCGATGAAGTTGAGCAAGCCTGGACGATAGTTAACTCAATTACGGATGGTTGGAAGTATTTAATGACTCCTAACTTTCCTAATTATGAGTCGGGAACATGGGGACCAAAAGAAGCCGATGATTTCATCGAGAAGGACGGTCGCCGCTGGCGCCGGTTGTAA
- a CDS encoding glucose-6-phosphate dehydrogenase assembly protein OpcA, translating into MTDNTNSKIFGSGTGTINSDSLQQIIEQGQAHTVALEDIEKGITALWQATEMTRQPDSEPAVMRACVLNLVICTETDEELEHATNSIARLTWTYPSRSIVLLSKPNDPEEEITAWISAHCQMPDPKGQKVCCEQITIEGRGSGAERISSMVLPLLVSDLPVVLWWRYDLGSQFNLFQHLFETADRLVVDSRLFKKPTASFKQLADLAKSTQHKVNISDLNWARLTPWRSAISQFFDNTNFLPYLYAVDKLEIEYEAPYDIEQPNFSEALLLVGWFAKVLNWKPAFALKVRGSNASLIIDRGGQPLNIEFHGHNERKDESGGITSLRVYSSLPDENREAVFTLTLSDDLEHAHSKIEENGQIVSTFSALLPLRDVTDLMHEELSVVGGDLLFEEALVYAGKFGGSGS; encoded by the coding sequence GTGACCGATAATACAAATAGTAAAATATTCGGTAGTGGAACCGGTACAATCAATAGTGATTCCTTACAACAGATTATCGAACAGGGACAAGCGCATACTGTTGCACTTGAAGACATAGAAAAAGGAATAACCGCGCTCTGGCAAGCCACCGAGATGACGCGACAACCTGATAGTGAGCCTGCTGTGATGCGAGCTTGCGTTTTGAATCTGGTAATATGTACTGAAACCGATGAAGAGTTGGAGCATGCAACTAACTCGATTGCGCGTTTGACTTGGACTTACCCTAGCCGCAGTATTGTATTGCTTTCAAAGCCAAATGATCCAGAGGAAGAAATAACAGCCTGGATTTCGGCACATTGCCAGATGCCTGATCCTAAAGGTCAAAAAGTATGCTGTGAGCAAATAACTATTGAAGGGCGAGGTTCGGGCGCAGAACGCATCAGTAGCATGGTCTTGCCATTGTTGGTTTCAGATTTACCGGTGGTATTGTGGTGGCGGTACGACCTTGGCTCCCAATTTAATCTTTTCCAACATCTATTTGAAACGGCTGACCGACTAGTTGTTGATTCGCGGCTGTTCAAAAAACCAACTGCCAGTTTCAAGCAATTAGCTGACCTAGCAAAAAGTACCCAGCATAAGGTTAATATCAGCGATTTGAACTGGGCACGTTTGACTCCATGGCGTAGCGCAATTTCACAGTTTTTTGACAATACCAATTTCCTGCCGTATCTTTATGCTGTGGACAAATTGGAAATCGAGTATGAAGCGCCCTATGATATTGAACAACCGAATTTCTCTGAAGCATTGTTACTGGTGGGATGGTTTGCAAAAGTGCTTAACTGGAAACCGGCTTTTGCTCTGAAAGTGCGTGGCTCAAATGCAAGTCTGATAATCGACCGAGGTGGGCAACCACTAAACATTGAATTTCATGGGCACAATGAGCGGAAAGATGAATCGGGTGGAATAACCTCCTTACGGGTTTATTCCAGCCTACCGGATGAGAACAGGGAAGCAGTTTTTACGCTTACGCTTTCGGACGATTTGGAACATGCTCATAGCAAAATTGAGGAAAACGGGCAAATTGTTTCAACCTTCTCGGCGCTCTTACCATTGCGAGATGTAACCGACCTTATGCACGAAGAGTTGAGCGTGGTAGGTGGGGACTTGCTGTTTGAGGAAGCGCTGGTTTACGCCGGTAAGTTTGGCGGCAGCGGTAGTTAA